One part of the Arabidopsis thaliana chromosome 1 sequence genome encodes these proteins:
- a CDS encoding neurofilament heavy protein (unknown protein; BEST Arabidopsis thaliana protein match is: unknown protein (TAIR:AT1G24160.2); Has 3037 Blast hits to 2309 proteins in 344 species: Archae - 6; Bacteria - 672; Metazoa - 1089; Fungi - 230; Plants - 220; Viruses - 37; Other Eukaryotes - 783 (source: NCBI BLink).) gives MVDMEVGIASGEDKITTAASSNQELQVSVSFGKFENDSLSWEKFSSFSPNKYLEEVEKCATAGSVAQKKAYFESHYKKIAERRADIIMEQEKLLERNASFRPNIQNRERTDDSDNDESMMIEFSTGYGSNGESTSEEDKLVTVIVTEVNETCNHKPLEETMDFKECRSSVDTGDDLSTLKLEEKLEEIVQVEDKEKVEEVICMKEEVKEDVPSKDTGEMSETLMKETKKEKDHNPIKKTDKNVRTNHMRASPKSNQVTKKPVTSKVVSGRKTQPSKEKSMTKATNKAASPVLKPPGFSTPRVSKSASTISSMSTSRSSVKKESVSTLLRKKQTAPKSLPISLNVDQSVSDPTAVPTTRKSLIMERMGDKDIVRRAFKSFQKSFDQMKSTDDGQDTAPKQVLAKATAVQRLGTTGQKNVRLAKSDGTERKGPNSHRSSSVVSKSNGTAEKQKDVRCFMSKPNHVHLIL, from the exons ATGGTGGATATGGAAGTTGGTATTGCCAGTGGTGAAGATAAG ATAACGACCGCGGCTTCATCGAATCAAGAACTGCAAGTGTCTGTTTCGTTTGGTAAGTTTGAGAATGATTCACTTTCATGGGAgaagttttcatctttttctccAAACAAGTATTTGGAAGAAGTGGAGAAGTGTGCAACTGCTGGATCAGTAGCTCAGAAGAAGGCTTATTTCGAATCACATTACAAGAAGATTGCTGAGAGGAGAGCTGATATCATCATGGAGCAGGAGAAACTTTTGGAGAGGAATGCATCTTTCAGGCCGAATATTCAGAACCGGGAAAGAACAGACGATAGTGACAATGACGAGTCAATGATGATCGAGTTTAGTACCGGTTATGGATCTAACGGTGAAAGTACTTCAGAAGAAGATAAGCTTGTGACCGTCATTGTTACTGAAGTGAATGAGACATGTAACCATAAGCCTCTTGAAGAAACTATGGATTTCAAGGAATGTCGAAGCTCGGTTGATACTGGGGATGATCTGAGTACCCTGAAGTTGGAGGAGAAACTTGAAGAGATTGTTCAAGTGGAGGATAAAGAGAAAGTAGAAGAGGTTATTTGTATGAAGgaagaagtaaaagaagatGTTCCATCAAAGGATACTGGAGAAATGAGTGAAACACTAATGAAGGAGacgaagaaagagaaagatcatAATCCAATCAAGAAGACTGATAAAAATGTGCGAACTAACCATATGAGAGCCTCTCCCAAG TCTAACCAGGTGACGAAGAAACCGGTAACGAGCAAGGTTGTAAGTGGTAGGAAAACTCAACCAAGCAAGGAAAAAAGCATGACAAAGGCAACAAATAAAGCAGCATCACCTGTTTTAAAACCTCCAGGGTTTTCAACTCCAAGAGTGTCTAAGTCAGCTTCAACAATAAGTTCAATGTCTACTTCTCGCTCTTCAGTAAAGAAGGAAAGTGTCTCAACTTTactgagaaagaaacaaaccgCTCCAAAGTCATTGCCCATTTCTCTCAATGTGGATCAGTCGGTCTCCGATCCTACTGCTGTtccaacaacaagaaaatcgTTGATCATGGAACGAATGGGAGATAAAGACATCGTTAGACGTGCATTTAAGAGTTTTCAGAAGAGTTTCGACCAAATGAAATCTACTGATGATGGGCAAGATACAGCTCCAAAGCAG GTTCTTGCAAAGGCAACTGCTGTTCAGAGGTTAGGTACAACTGGTCAGAAAAATGTCAG GCTTGCAAAATCAGATGGCACGGAGAGAAAAGGTCCTAACTCTCACCGTTCTTCATCTGTTGTATCAAAAAGCAACGGGACAGCCGAGAAACAGAAGGACGTAAGATGTTTTATGAGCAAGCCAAACCATGTTCACCTTATCCTCTGA
- a CDS encoding neurofilament heavy protein (unknown protein; FUNCTIONS IN: molecular_function unknown; INVOLVED IN: biological_process unknown; LOCATED IN: cellular_component unknown; EXPRESSED IN: 22 plant structures; EXPRESSED DURING: 13 growth stages; BEST Arabidopsis thaliana protein match is: unknown protein (TAIR:AT1G24160.2); Has 3305 Blast hits to 2533 proteins in 359 species: Archae - 8; Bacteria - 641; Metazoa - 1288; Fungi - 248; Plants - 240; Viruses - 42; Other Eukaryotes - 838 (source: NCBI BLink).) has translation MVDMEVGIASGEDKITTAASSNQELQVSVSFGKFENDSLSWEKFSSFSPNKYLEEVEKCATAGSVAQKKAYFESHYKKIAERRADIIMEQEKLLERNASFRPNIQNRERTDDSDNDESMMIEFSTGYGSNGESTSEEDKLVTVIVTEVNETCNHKPLEETMDFKECRSSVDTGDDLSTLKLEEKLEEIVQVEDKEKVEEVICMKEEVKEDVPSKDTGEMSETLMKETKKEKDHNPIKKTDKNVRTNHMRASPKSNQVTKKPVTSKVVSGRKTQPSKEKSMTKATNKAASPVLKPPGFSTPRVSKSASTISSMSTSRSSVKKESVSTLLRKKQTAPKSLPISLNVDQSVSDPTAVPTTRKSLIMERMGDKDIVRRAFKSFQKSFDQMKSTDDGQDTAPKQVLAKATAVQRLGTTGQKNVRLAKSDGTERKGPNSHRSSSVVSKSNGTAEKQKDPSRLGTRAVERIHLQAKPKKQAMSKLGGKV, from the exons ATGGTGGATATGGAAGTTGGTATTGCCAGTGGTGAAGATAAG ATAACGACCGCGGCTTCATCGAATCAAGAACTGCAAGTGTCTGTTTCGTTTGGTAAGTTTGAGAATGATTCACTTTCATGGGAgaagttttcatctttttctccAAACAAGTATTTGGAAGAAGTGGAGAAGTGTGCAACTGCTGGATCAGTAGCTCAGAAGAAGGCTTATTTCGAATCACATTACAAGAAGATTGCTGAGAGGAGAGCTGATATCATCATGGAGCAGGAGAAACTTTTGGAGAGGAATGCATCTTTCAGGCCGAATATTCAGAACCGGGAAAGAACAGACGATAGTGACAATGACGAGTCAATGATGATCGAGTTTAGTACCGGTTATGGATCTAACGGTGAAAGTACTTCAGAAGAAGATAAGCTTGTGACCGTCATTGTTACTGAAGTGAATGAGACATGTAACCATAAGCCTCTTGAAGAAACTATGGATTTCAAGGAATGTCGAAGCTCGGTTGATACTGGGGATGATCTGAGTACCCTGAAGTTGGAGGAGAAACTTGAAGAGATTGTTCAAGTGGAGGATAAAGAGAAAGTAGAAGAGGTTATTTGTATGAAGgaagaagtaaaagaagatGTTCCATCAAAGGATACTGGAGAAATGAGTGAAACACTAATGAAGGAGacgaagaaagagaaagatcatAATCCAATCAAGAAGACTGATAAAAATGTGCGAACTAACCATATGAGAGCCTCTCCCAAG TCTAACCAGGTGACGAAGAAACCGGTAACGAGCAAGGTTGTAAGTGGTAGGAAAACTCAACCAAGCAAGGAAAAAAGCATGACAAAGGCAACAAATAAAGCAGCATCACCTGTTTTAAAACCTCCAGGGTTTTCAACTCCAAGAGTGTCTAAGTCAGCTTCAACAATAAGTTCAATGTCTACTTCTCGCTCTTCAGTAAAGAAGGAAAGTGTCTCAACTTTactgagaaagaaacaaaccgCTCCAAAGTCATTGCCCATTTCTCTCAATGTGGATCAGTCGGTCTCCGATCCTACTGCTGTtccaacaacaagaaaatcgTTGATCATGGAACGAATGGGAGATAAAGACATCGTTAGACGTGCATTTAAGAGTTTTCAGAAGAGTTTCGACCAAATGAAATCTACTGATGATGGGCAAGATACAGCTCCAAAGCAG GTTCTTGCAAAGGCAACTGCTGTTCAGAGGTTAGGTACAACTGGTCAGAAAAATGTCAG GCTTGCAAAATCAGATGGCACGGAGAGAAAAGGTCCTAACTCTCACCGTTCTTCATCTGTTGTATCAAAAAGCAACGGGACAGCCGAGAAACAGAAGGAC cCTTCTAGGCTTGGCACAAGAGCTGTAGAGAGGATACATTTACAGGCGAAACCGAAG AAGCAAGCAATGTCAAAACTCGGAGGCAAAGTctaa
- a CDS encoding neurofilament heavy protein — protein MVDMEVGIASGEDKITTAASSNQELQVSVSFGKFENDSLSWEKFSSFSPNKYLEEVEKCATAGSVAQKKAYFESHYKKIAERRADIIMEQEKLLERNASFRPNIQNRERTDDSDNDESMMIEFSTGYGSNGESTSEEDKLVTVIVTEVNETCNHKPLEETMDFKECRSSVDTGDDLSTLKLEEKLEEIVQVEDKEKVEEVICMKEEVKEDVPSKDTGEMSETLMKETKKEKDHNPIKKTDKNVRTNHMRASPKSNQVTKKPVTSKVVSGRKTQPSKEKSMTKATNKAASPVLKPPGFSTPRVSKSASTISSMSTSRSSVKKESVSTLLRKKQTAPKSLPISLNVDQSVSDPTAVPTTRKSLIMERMGDKDIVRRAFKSFQKSFDQMKSTDDGQDTAPKQVLAKATAVQRLGTTGQKNVRLAKSDGTERKGPNSHRSSSVVSKSNGTAEKQKDPSRLGTRAVERIHLQAKPKAEASNVKTRRQSLNPKENPIQGPLPKGYSDKVL, from the exons ATGGTGGATATGGAAGTTGGTATTGCCAGTGGTGAAGATAAG ATAACGACCGCGGCTTCATCGAATCAAGAACTGCAAGTGTCTGTTTCGTTTGGTAAGTTTGAGAATGATTCACTTTCATGGGAgaagttttcatctttttctccAAACAAGTATTTGGAAGAAGTGGAGAAGTGTGCAACTGCTGGATCAGTAGCTCAGAAGAAGGCTTATTTCGAATCACATTACAAGAAGATTGCTGAGAGGAGAGCTGATATCATCATGGAGCAGGAGAAACTTTTGGAGAGGAATGCATCTTTCAGGCCGAATATTCAGAACCGGGAAAGAACAGACGATAGTGACAATGACGAGTCAATGATGATCGAGTTTAGTACCGGTTATGGATCTAACGGTGAAAGTACTTCAGAAGAAGATAAGCTTGTGACCGTCATTGTTACTGAAGTGAATGAGACATGTAACCATAAGCCTCTTGAAGAAACTATGGATTTCAAGGAATGTCGAAGCTCGGTTGATACTGGGGATGATCTGAGTACCCTGAAGTTGGAGGAGAAACTTGAAGAGATTGTTCAAGTGGAGGATAAAGAGAAAGTAGAAGAGGTTATTTGTATGAAGgaagaagtaaaagaagatGTTCCATCAAAGGATACTGGAGAAATGAGTGAAACACTAATGAAGGAGacgaagaaagagaaagatcatAATCCAATCAAGAAGACTGATAAAAATGTGCGAACTAACCATATGAGAGCCTCTCCCAAG TCTAACCAGGTGACGAAGAAACCGGTAACGAGCAAGGTTGTAAGTGGTAGGAAAACTCAACCAAGCAAGGAAAAAAGCATGACAAAGGCAACAAATAAAGCAGCATCACCTGTTTTAAAACCTCCAGGGTTTTCAACTCCAAGAGTGTCTAAGTCAGCTTCAACAATAAGTTCAATGTCTACTTCTCGCTCTTCAGTAAAGAAGGAAAGTGTCTCAACTTTactgagaaagaaacaaaccgCTCCAAAGTCATTGCCCATTTCTCTCAATGTGGATCAGTCGGTCTCCGATCCTACTGCTGTtccaacaacaagaaaatcgTTGATCATGGAACGAATGGGAGATAAAGACATCGTTAGACGTGCATTTAAGAGTTTTCAGAAGAGTTTCGACCAAATGAAATCTACTGATGATGGGCAAGATACAGCTCCAAAGCAG GTTCTTGCAAAGGCAACTGCTGTTCAGAGGTTAGGTACAACTGGTCAGAAAAATGTCAG GCTTGCAAAATCAGATGGCACGGAGAGAAAAGGTCCTAACTCTCACCGTTCTTCATCTGTTGTATCAAAAAGCAACGGGACAGCCGAGAAACAGAAGGAC cCTTCTAGGCTTGGCACAAGAGCTGTAGAGAGGATACATTTACAGGCGAAACCGAAG GCAGAAGCAAGCAATGTCAAAACTCGGAGGCAAAGTctaaatccaaaagaaaaccCCATTCAAGGACCTCTCCCAAAAGGCTATTCAGACAAAGTACTATGA
- a CDS encoding Concanavalin A-like lectin protein kinase family protein (Concanavalin A-like lectin protein kinase family protein; FUNCTIONS IN: carbohydrate binding, kinase activity; INVOLVED IN: protein amino acid phosphorylation; LOCATED IN: endomembrane system; CONTAINS InterPro DOMAIN/s: Legume lectin, beta chain (InterPro:IPR001220), Protein kinase, ATP binding site (InterPro:IPR017441), Serine/threonine-protein kinase-like domain (InterPro:IPR017442), Concanavalin A-like lectin/glucanase, subgroup (InterPro:IPR013320), Protein kinase-like domain (InterPro:IPR011009), Serine/threonine-protein kinase, active site (InterPro:IPR008271), Protein kinase, catalytic domain (InterPro:IPR000719), Concanavalin A-like lectin/glucanase (InterPro:IPR008985); BEST Arabidopsis thaliana protein match is: Concanavalin A-like lectin protein kinase family protein (TAIR:AT4G29050.1); Has 126598 Blast hits to 125056 proteins in 4848 species: Archae - 112; Bacteria - 14508; Metazoa - 46132; Fungi - 11267; Plants - 35367; Viruses - 464; Other Eukaryotes - 18748 (source: NCBI BLink).), which translates to MVLLLFLVLFFVPESVVCQRPNPNGVEFNTSGNMYTSGSAYINNNGLIRLTNSTPQTTGQVFYNDQLRFKNSVNGTVSSFSTTFVFSIEFHNGIYGGYGIAFVICPTRDLSPTFPTTYLGLFNRSNMGDPKNHIVAVELDTKVDQQFEDKDANHVGIDINTLVSDTVALAGYYMDNGTFRSLLLNSGQPMQIWIEYDSKQKQINVTLHPLYVPKPKIPLLSLEKDLSPYLLELMYVGFTSTTGDLTASHYILGWTFKMNGTTPDIDPSRLPKIPRYNQPWIQSPNGILTISLTVSGVIILIILSLSLWLFLKRKKLLEVLEDWEVQFGPHRFAFKDLHIATKGFKDTEVLGKGGFGKVYKGTLPVSNVEIAVKMVSHDSRQGMREFIAEIATIGRLRHPNLVRLQGYCRHKGELYLVYDCMAKGSLDKFLYHQQTGNLDWSQRFKIIKDVASGLYYLHQQWVQVIIHRDIKPANILLDANMNAKLGDFGLAKLCDHGTDPQTSHVAGTLGYISPELSRTGKASTRSDVFAFGIVMLEIACGRKPILPRASQREMVLTDWVLECWENEDIMQVLDHKIGQEYVEEQAALVLKLGLFCSHPVAAIRPNMSSVIQLLDSVAQLPHNLLDIVQTREVHRGTEISGEAADSPESCSIAPLTFTESFVSHGR; encoded by the exons atggtgttgttgttgtttctggTACTGTTCTTCGTCCCCGAGAGCGTCGTATGTCAGAGACCAAACCCAAACGGTGTAGAGTTCAACACCAGTGGAAATATGTACACCAGTGGATCAgcatatataaacaacaatgGTCTGATCAGACTCACAAATTCTACACCACAAACAACTGGTCAAGTTTTCTATAATGACCAACTTCGATTCAAGAACTCAGTGAACGGTACagtttcttccttctccaccACTTTCGTTTTCTCTATTGAGTTTCATAATGGAATATATGGAGGATATGGAATTGCCTTTGTTATCTGTCCAACGAGAGATCTGTCTCCTACTTTTCCCACCACTTACCTTGGACTTTTCAATAGGAGCAACATGGGAGATCCAAAAAATCATATAGTAGCTGTTGAGCTCGATACTAAAGTTGACCAACAATTCGAGGACAAAGATGCTAACCATGTTGGCATTGATATCAATACTTTAGTTTCAGATACAGTTGCTTTAGCGGGTTATTACATGGATAACGGTACATTTCGAAGTCTCTTGCTTAACAGTGGACAACCTATGCAAATCTGGATTGAGTATGACAGTAAACAGAAACAGATTAATGTCACACTTCATCCTCTTTATGTCCCTAAGCCAAAGATTCCACTTCTTTCTCTTGAAAAGGATCTTTCTCCATATTTGCTTGAACTTATGTATGTTGGATTCACTTCAACTACAGGGGACCTAACTGCATCTCACTATATATTGGGATGGACGTTCAAGATGAATGGGACTACTCCAGATATAGACCCCTCTCGCCTTCCCAAAATTCCTCGTTATAATCAGCCATGGATCCAGAGTCCAAATGGGATTTTGACAATCAGTTTAACTGTATCAGGAGTCATCATACTCATTATCTTGAGTCTCAGTTTATGGCTTTTcctgaagaggaagaagctatTGGAAGTTCTTGAGGACTGGGAAGTTCAGTTTGGTCCTCATAGGTTTGCTTTCAAAGATCTGCATATTGCTACAAAGGGTTTCAAGGATACTGAGGTTCTTGGTAAAGGAGGATTTGGGAAAGTCTATAAAGGAACTTTACCAGTGTCCAACGTAGAGATAGCGGTGAAGATGGTTTCTCATGACTCAAGACAAGGAATGAGAGAGTTTATTGCTGAGATTGCAACCATTGGGCGTCTCAGACATCCTAACTTAGTTCGGCTTCAAGGCTACTGCAGACACAAAGGTGAACTCTACTTGGTGTATGATTGTATGGCCAAAGGAAGTCTTGATAAGTTCCTTTACCATCAACAGACTGGGAATCTTGATTGGTCACAGAGATTCAAGATCATCAAAGACGTAGCTTCTGGACTTTATTATTTGCACCAACAATGGGTGCAGGTCATTATCCACAGGGATATTAAACCAGCCAACATCCTTCTTGACGCTAATATGAATGCTAAACTTGGTGACTTTGGTCTCGCGAAGCTCTGCGATCATGGGACTGATCCTCAGACCTCTCATGTGGCAG GTACACTTGGGTATATTTCACCTGAGCTCTCAAGAACAGGAAAGGCAAGTACAAGATCAGATGTATTTGCGTTTGGAATAGTGATGCTAGAGATTGCTTGCGGGCGAAAACCCATATTGCCACGAGCATCACAAAGAGAGATGGTACTGACTGATTGGGTGCTAGAGTGTTGGGAGAATGAAGATATCATGCAGGTTCTTGATCATAAGATTGGTCAGGAATATGTTGAGGAGCAAGCGGCACTTGTTCTGAAACTTGGCTTATTCTGTTCTCATCCAGTAGCAGCCATCAGACCAAACATGTCTAGCGTCATTCAATTATTGGACAGTGTGGCTCAGCTTCCTCATAACTTACTTGACATTGTGCAAACTCGAGAAGTTCATCGAGGTACTGAAATCTCAGGTGAAGCAGCTGATTCTCCAGAGTCCTGTTCCATCGCTCCCTTGACCTTCACTGAATCCTTTGTCTCTCATGGTCGGTAA
- the LGT8 gene encoding glucosyl transferase family 8 (glucosyl transferase family 8 (LGT8); FUNCTIONS IN: transferase activity, transferring hexosyl groups, polygalacturonate 4-alpha-galacturonosyltransferase activity, transferase activity, transferring glycosyl groups; INVOLVED IN: carbohydrate biosynthetic process; LOCATED IN: endomembrane system; EXPRESSED IN: 22 plant structures; EXPRESSED DURING: 13 growth stages; CONTAINS InterPro DOMAIN/s: Glycosyl transferase, family 8 (InterPro:IPR002495); BEST Arabidopsis thaliana protein match is: Nucleotide-diphospho-sugar transferases superfamily protein (TAIR:AT1G24170.1); Has 30201 Blast hits to 17322 proteins in 780 species: Archae - 12; Bacteria - 1396; Metazoa - 17338; Fungi - 3422; Plants - 5037; Viruses - 0; Other Eukaryotes - 2996 (source: NCBI BLink).) produces the protein MRLRFPMKSAVLAFAIFLVFIPLFSVGIRMIPGRLTAVSATVGNGFDLGSFVEAPEYRNGKECVSQSLNRENFVSSCDASLVHVAMTLDSEYLRGSIAAVHSMLRHASCPENVFFHLIAAEFDPASPRVLSQLVRSTFPSLNFKVYIFREDTVINLISSSIRQALENPLNYARNYLGDILDPCVDRVIYLDSDIIVVDDITKLWNTSLTGSRIIGAPEYCHANFTKYFTSGFWSDPALPGFFSGRKPCYFNTGVMVMDLVRWREGNYREKLETWMQIQKKKRIYDLGSLPPFLLVFAGNVEAIDHRWNQHGLGGDNVRGSCRSLHKGPVSLLHWSGKGKPWVRLDEKRPCPLDHLWEPYDLYEHKIERAKDQSLFGFSSLSELTEDSSFF, from the coding sequence ATGCGGTTGCGTTTTCCGATGAAATCTGCCGTTTTAGCGTTTGCTATCTTTCTGGTGTTTATTCCACTGTTTTCCGTCGGTATACGGATGATTCCGGGAAGACTCACCGCCGTATCCGCCACCGTCGGAAATGGCTTTGATCTGGGGTCGTTCGTGGAAGCTCCGGAGTACAGAAACGGCAAGGAGTGCGTGTCTCAATCGTTGAACAGAGAAAACTTCGTGTCGTCTTGCGACGCTTCGTTAGTTCATGTAGCTATGACGCTTGACTCGGAGTACTTACGTGGCTCAATCGCAGCCGTACATTCAATGCTCCGCCACGCGTCGTGTCCAGAAAACGTCTTCTTCCATCTCATCGCTGCAGAGTTTGACCCGGCGAGTCCACGCGTTCTGAGTCAACTCGTCCGATCTACTTTCCCGTCGCTAAACTTCAAAGTCTACATTTTCCGGGAAGATACGGTGATCAACcttatctcttcttcaatcagACAAGCTTTAGAGAATCCATTGAACTATGCTCGGAACTACCTCGGAGATATTCTTGATCCATGCGTAGACAGAGTCATTTACCTAGACTCGGACATCATCGTCGTCGATGACATAACAAAGCTTTGGAACACGAGTTTGACAGGGTCAAGAATCATCGGAGCTCCGGAGTATTGTCACGCTAACTTCACAAAGTACTTCACTTCAGGTTTCTGGTCCGACCCGGCTTTACCCGGTTTCTTCTCGGGTCGAAAGCCTTGTTATTTCAACACGGGTGTGATGGTGATGGATCTAGTTAGATGGAGAGAAGGAAACTACAGAGAAAAGCTTGAAACTTGGATGCagatacagaagaagaagagaatctacGATTTGGGTTCTTTGCCTCCGTTTCTTCTTGTCTTCGCAGGGAACGTTGAAGCAATTGATCATAGGTGGAACCAACATGGTTTAGGAGGAGACAATGTACGAGGAAGTTGTAGGTCTTTGCATAAAGGACCAGTGAGTTTGTTGCATTGGAGTGGTAAAGGTAAGCCATGGGTGAGACTTGATGAGAAGAGACCGTGTCCGTTGGATCATTTATGGGAACCGTATGATTTATATGAGCATAAGATTGAAAGAGCTAAAGATCAGTCTTTGTTCGGGTTCTCTTCTTTGTCTGAGTTAACAGAAGATTCAAGCTTTTTCTGA
- a CDS encoding transmembrane protein, putative (DUF1163) (Protein of unknown function (DUF1163); CONTAINS InterPro DOMAIN/s: Protein of unknown function DUF1163 (InterPro:IPR009544); BEST Arabidopsis thaliana protein match is: Protein of unknown function (DUF1163) (TAIR:AT1G70040.1); Has 42 Blast hits to 42 proteins in 2 species: Archae - 0; Bacteria - 0; Metazoa - 0; Fungi - 0; Plants - 42; Viruses - 0; Other Eukaryotes - 0 (source: NCBI BLink).): protein MSDTRRTSGDTSGELRLLGLLILAWAILLACGLLANQETPVAPNIEIASMDFTVRNITQTRLSANWDLLIRVPSNLPNAYICLQGDIQASLFYKTINLVTSSAQRYIDLKSGTAQQIRVSVEEDIDGLIRKRIIKDIKEKREVKFGSQLFLTDCRKGTTGVMSYACDITMLRFEPGSETKASKFGDNPSCFNF, encoded by the exons ATGAGTGACACACGAAGAACATCAGGAGACACCTCCGGCGAGCTCCGGTTACTAGGTTTACTAATTTTGGCCTGGGCAATATTGCTAGCTTGTGGTTTGCTAGCGAACCAAGAAACTCCTGTCGCGCCGAATATAGAAATAGCTTCTATGGATTTCACTGTGCGTAATATTACACAAACTCGTCTCAGTGCAAATTGGGATTTATTGATAAGGGTCCCCAGTAACCTTCCTAATGCCTATATATGTCTCCAAGGAGACATTCAAGCTTCATTGTTTTACAAGACTATTAATCTTGTTACCTCATCTGCACAAag GTATATCGATCTCAAATCTGGCACAGCTCaacaaattagggtttcagtagaagaagatattgACGGTTTGATTAGGAAAAGGATTATCAAAGatatcaaagaaaagagagaagtgaaGTTCGGATCGCAGTTGTTTCTAACGGATTGTAGAAAAGGGACCACAGGAGTTATGAGCTATGCGTGCGATATAACCATGTTGCGGTTCGAGCCAGGTTCTGAGACCAAGGCGTCTAAATTTGGAGACAACCCTAgctgttttaatttttga